One genomic segment of Occultella kanbiaonis includes these proteins:
- the fabI gene encoding enoyl-ACP reductase FabI, giving the protein MGLLEGKKLLITGVLMESSIAFTVARLAQEQGAEVVLSSFGRQFKLTQAIGRRLPAPAPVVQLDVTDDDDLAALADRVGEHVDSLDGVLHSIGFAPQSVMGGNFLTGQWADVATALEVSAFSLKSLAVAAKPLLGAGSSIVGLTFDAQFAWPVYDWMGVAKAAFESTARYLARDLGPDGIRVNLVSAGPLRTTAAKSIPGFEAMEGGWPTRAPLGWDVNDAEPTARTIAALLSDWMPATTGEIVHVDGGVHAMGL; this is encoded by the coding sequence ATGGGACTGCTCGAGGGTAAGAAGCTACTGATCACCGGCGTGCTCATGGAGAGCTCGATCGCGTTCACGGTCGCCAGGCTCGCGCAGGAGCAGGGCGCCGAGGTGGTGCTCAGCTCGTTCGGCCGCCAGTTCAAGCTCACCCAGGCGATCGGGCGCCGGCTGCCCGCGCCCGCACCGGTGGTGCAGTTGGACGTCACCGACGACGACGACCTCGCCGCCCTGGCCGACCGGGTCGGCGAGCACGTGGACTCCCTGGACGGCGTGCTGCACTCGATCGGGTTCGCGCCGCAGAGCGTGATGGGCGGCAACTTCCTCACCGGGCAGTGGGCGGACGTCGCCACCGCCCTCGAGGTCTCCGCGTTCTCCCTGAAGTCGCTCGCGGTCGCGGCCAAGCCGCTGCTCGGCGCGGGTTCCTCGATCGTCGGTCTCACGTTCGACGCCCAGTTCGCCTGGCCGGTCTACGACTGGATGGGCGTGGCCAAGGCCGCGTTCGAGTCGACGGCCCGCTACCTGGCCCGGGACCTCGGGCCGGACGGCATCCGGGTGAACCTCGTCTCGGCCGGGCCGCTGCGCACCACCGCGGCCAAGTCGATCCCGGGGTTCGAGGCGATGGAGGGCGGCTGGCCCACCCGTGCCCCGCTGGGCTGGGACGTCAACGACGCCGAACCCACGGCCCGCACGATCGCCGCCCTGCTCTCGGACTGGATGCCGGCGACCACCGGAGAGATCGTTCACGTCGACGGTGGCGTGCATGCCATGGGACTCTAG
- a CDS encoding SixA phosphatase family protein, with product MNESASERHLILLRHAQAEHSAPTDYDRVLTVTGRAQATVVGQRIAERDIVPDLVLCSAAVRARQTWQLAAAALGDAAEAIEVTYSDDLYSADVDEILDLLRAVAPEVVRVLVVGHEPVLSGAAHRLAGPKSQESAALRVRTGISTATAAFLEFNAPWSTLTDRSAVLTGLSTAPTPVE from the coding sequence ATGAACGAGTCAGCTTCTGAGCGGCACCTGATCCTGCTCCGGCACGCGCAGGCGGAGCACTCGGCACCGACCGACTACGACCGGGTCCTGACCGTCACCGGACGGGCCCAGGCCACGGTCGTCGGTCAGCGGATCGCGGAGCGGGACATCGTGCCGGACCTGGTGCTGTGCTCGGCGGCCGTTCGAGCCCGGCAGACCTGGCAGTTGGCCGCGGCGGCCCTCGGCGATGCTGCCGAGGCCATCGAGGTCACCTACTCCGACGACCTCTACAGCGCCGATGTCGACGAGATCCTGGACCTGCTGCGGGCGGTCGCGCCCGAGGTGGTCCGGGTCCTGGTGGTCGGGCACGAGCCGGTGCTCTCCGGAGCCGCACACCGGCTCGCCGGCCCGAAGTCGCAGGAGTCCGCGGCGCTGCGGGTACGCACCGGGATCTCGACGGCGACCGCGGCGTTCCTGGAGTTCAACGCGCCCTGGTCGACGCTCACGGACCGCTCCGCGGTGCTGACCGGGTTGTCGACGGCTCCGACGCCCGTCGAGTAG
- the serB gene encoding phosphoserine phosphatase SerB — protein MPTTPTGPTGPTGPTTPSSRRRLVVMDVDSTFITAEQIDLIAAHAGTGDLVAAITERAMRGELDFARSLTERVATLAGLPASVLDEVRAQVRTAPGALELVRELLARGWPVALVSGGFHEIVDPIAAQAGITLVRANRLEADGGVLTGRVSGPIVDRAAKARHLREFAAAEGIDLADTVAVGDGANDLDMIAAAGLGVAFAAKPVVAAQADVALPGPRLDAVLALLDES, from the coding sequence ATGCCGACCACGCCGACCGGACCGACTGGGCCGACCGGACCGACGACGCCGAGTTCTCGCCGCCGGCTGGTGGTCATGGACGTGGACTCCACGTTCATCACCGCCGAGCAGATCGACCTGATCGCGGCGCACGCCGGTACCGGCGACCTCGTCGCGGCCATCACCGAGCGGGCCATGCGTGGCGAGCTCGACTTCGCCCGGTCGCTGACCGAGCGCGTCGCCACGCTCGCCGGGCTACCGGCGTCGGTCCTGGACGAGGTCCGCGCGCAGGTGCGCACCGCACCGGGCGCCCTCGAGCTGGTGCGCGAACTACTCGCGCGCGGCTGGCCGGTCGCCCTGGTCTCCGGCGGCTTCCACGAGATCGTCGACCCGATCGCCGCCCAGGCCGGCATCACCCTGGTCCGGGCGAACCGGCTCGAGGCCGACGGCGGGGTGCTCACCGGCCGCGTCAGCGGCCCGATCGTGGACCGGGCCGCGAAGGCTCGGCACCTGCGCGAGTTCGCGGCCGCCGAGGGTATCGACCTCGCCGACACGGTCGCGGTGGGCGACGGCGCGAACGACCTCGACATGATCGCCGCCGCCGGGCTCGGGGTCGCCTTCGCGGCGAAGCCGGTGGTGGCCGCCCAGGCCGACGTCGCCCTGCCCGGGCCGCGCCTGGACGCGGTGCTGGCCCTGCTCGACGAGAGCTGA
- the glgC gene encoding glucose-1-phosphate adenylyltransferase, which translates to MAAPRVLAIVLAGGEGKRLMPLTADRAKPAVPFGGIYRLIDFALSNVVNSGYLKVVVLTQYKSHSLDRHIAKTWRMSHLLGNYVAPVPAQQRVGKNWFLGSADAIYQSLNIMDDERPDIVVVVGADHVYRMDFSQMVASHIASGAEMTVAGIRQPIGLADQFGVISADASDPLRIAEFLEKPADPVGLADSPQEVLASMGNYVMNADALLDAVTKDAASTASRHDMGGDIVPYFVDRGQCGLYDFIHNDVAGSTDRDRDYWRDVGTLDAYYEANKDLIAVEPVFNLYNDNWPLHTGYVGLPPAKFVHASADRIGQAHDSIISPGVVVSGGEVSGSILSPGTRVNSWSSVADSVLMDGVQVHRRAQVNKAIVDKFVEIEAGATVGVDAELDASRGFAVTPAGVTVVPKGTRVTAV; encoded by the coding sequence ATGGCAGCACCACGAGTTCTCGCGATCGTCCTGGCCGGTGGAGAAGGTAAGCGATTGATGCCACTGACGGCTGATCGCGCCAAGCCAGCGGTCCCGTTCGGCGGCATCTACCGCCTCATCGATTTCGCCTTGTCCAACGTCGTGAACTCCGGCTACCTCAAGGTCGTGGTGCTGACGCAGTACAAGTCGCACTCACTGGACCGCCACATCGCGAAGACCTGGCGGATGTCCCACCTGCTCGGCAACTACGTGGCCCCGGTCCCGGCGCAGCAGCGGGTCGGCAAGAACTGGTTCCTCGGCAGCGCCGACGCGATCTACCAGTCCCTGAACATCATGGACGACGAGCGTCCCGACATCGTGGTCGTGGTGGGCGCCGACCACGTGTACCGGATGGACTTCTCCCAGATGGTCGCCTCCCACATCGCCTCCGGCGCGGAGATGACCGTCGCCGGGATCCGGCAGCCGATCGGCCTCGCCGACCAGTTCGGGGTGATCTCCGCGGACGCGTCCGACCCGCTGCGGATCGCCGAGTTCCTCGAGAAGCCGGCCGACCCGGTCGGCCTGGCGGACTCCCCGCAGGAGGTCCTGGCCTCCATGGGCAACTACGTGATGAACGCGGACGCGCTGCTGGACGCCGTCACCAAGGACGCCGCGTCGACCGCCTCCCGCCACGACATGGGCGGCGACATCGTGCCGTACTTCGTCGACCGCGGGCAGTGCGGCCTGTACGACTTCATCCACAACGACGTCGCCGGCTCCACCGACCGGGACCGTGACTACTGGCGCGACGTCGGAACCCTCGACGCCTACTACGAGGCGAACAAGGACCTCATCGCCGTCGAGCCGGTGTTCAACCTCTACAACGACAACTGGCCGCTGCATACCGGGTACGTGGGTCTGCCGCCGGCGAAGTTCGTGCACGCGTCCGCCGACCGGATCGGCCAGGCGCACGACTCGATCATCTCCCCCGGCGTCGTCGTCTCCGGTGGCGAGGTGTCCGGCTCGATCCTGTCCCCCGGGACCCGCGTGAATTCCTGGTCCTCGGTCGCGGACTCGGTGCTCATGGACGGTGTCCAGGTGCACCGGCGGGCACAGGTGAACAAGGCGATCGTGGACAAGTTCGTGGAGATCGAGGCCGGTGCCACGGTGGGGGTCGACGCCGAGCTCGACGCCAGCCGCGGCTTCGCGGTGACGCCCGCCGGGGTCACCGTGGTTCCGAAGGGCACCCGGGTCACCGCCGTCTGA
- the glgA gene encoding glycogen synthase encodes MRVDLLTREYPPKVYGGAGVHVTELAAVLAEHIEVQVRCFDGPRPDAVGVTGYDVPPGLAGANPALATLGVDLEIAADVAGADLVHSHTWYANLAGHLGGLLNDIPHVLSAHSLEPLRPWKAEQLGGGYAVSSWAERTSYEGAARVIAVSAGMRSDILRSYPSLDPEKVVVVHNGIDLDSWRRPEPAEVDAVAAKFGVDRSRPTVIFVGRITRQKGLPYLLQAVRDLPAEVQIIMCAGAPDTPEIAVEVSGAFAQLTTGRTGVIWIDEMLPRAEVVGLLAASTVFVCPSIYEPLGIVNLEAMAVGLPVVASATGGIPEVVEDGVTGLLVPIEQVTDGTGTPVHPQTFVRDLTAALTELTSDPERAARMGAAGRTRAEEHFSWAAIGERTLEVYRGVLAER; translated from the coding sequence ATGCGCGTCGACCTGCTGACCAGGGAGTACCCGCCGAAGGTCTACGGGGGTGCCGGCGTGCACGTCACCGAACTCGCGGCAGTTCTCGCCGAGCACATCGAGGTGCAGGTGCGGTGCTTCGACGGCCCGCGGCCGGACGCCGTCGGCGTGACCGGGTACGACGTGCCGCCGGGCCTGGCCGGCGCCAACCCCGCGTTGGCCACCCTCGGCGTCGACCTGGAGATCGCCGCCGACGTCGCCGGGGCGGACCTGGTCCACTCGCACACCTGGTACGCCAACCTCGCCGGGCACCTCGGCGGACTGCTCAACGACATCCCGCACGTGCTGTCAGCACACAGTCTCGAGCCGTTGCGGCCCTGGAAGGCCGAGCAGCTCGGCGGCGGCTACGCCGTCTCGAGCTGGGCCGAACGGACCTCCTACGAGGGCGCCGCCAGGGTGATCGCGGTGAGCGCGGGCATGCGCTCCGACATCCTGCGCAGCTATCCGTCGCTCGACCCCGAGAAGGTCGTGGTCGTCCACAACGGGATCGACCTGGACTCCTGGCGCCGCCCGGAGCCCGCCGAGGTGGACGCCGTCGCCGCGAAGTTCGGCGTCGACCGCTCCCGGCCCACCGTGATCTTCGTGGGCCGGATCACCCGGCAGAAGGGGCTGCCCTACCTCCTGCAGGCGGTCCGGGACCTGCCCGCCGAGGTCCAGATCATCATGTGCGCGGGAGCGCCCGACACCCCGGAGATCGCGGTCGAGGTCTCCGGCGCGTTCGCGCAGCTCACCACCGGACGCACCGGGGTGATCTGGATCGACGAGATGCTGCCCCGCGCGGAGGTGGTCGGGCTGCTCGCGGCGTCCACGGTGTTCGTCTGCCCGTCGATCTACGAACCGCTCGGCATCGTGAACCTGGAGGCGATGGCGGTCGGGCTCCCGGTGGTGGCGTCCGCGACCGGCGGCATCCCGGAGGTCGTCGAGGACGGTGTGACCGGGCTCCTGGTGCCGATCGAGCAGGTCACTGACGGCACCGGTACGCCGGTGCACCCGCAGACCTTCGTCCGCGACCTGACCGCAGCCCTCACCGAACTCACGTCGGACCCCGAGCGTGCGGCGCGGATGGGCGCCGCCGGGCGGACCCGGGCCGAGGAGCACTTCTCCTGGGCCGCGATCGGGGAACGCACCCTCGAGGTGTACCGGGGGGTGCTCGCCGAGCGCTGA
- a CDS encoding ABC transporter ATP-binding protein, translating to MGDVLQFDDVSVRRGTKTILDGVNWSVEEGERWVVLGPNGAGKTTIVQLASARMHPSAGQVEILGERMGAVDVFELRPRIGLASAALADRIPGGETVLDVVLTASYGVTGRWRENYETLDVGRAHDLLGAFDVADLSGRFFGTLSEGERKRVQIARALMTDPEVLILDEPGAGLDLGGREELVAALGELAADVYSPVLILITHHVEEIPPGFTDGLLLRDGKVEASGRLEDVMTPQDLSRTFGLDLLVERHGKRWSARALTRDEREPERRHVL from the coding sequence ATGGGTGACGTGCTGCAGTTCGACGACGTGAGCGTCCGTCGCGGGACCAAGACCATTCTCGACGGCGTGAACTGGTCGGTCGAGGAGGGTGAGCGTTGGGTGGTGCTCGGCCCGAACGGGGCCGGCAAGACCACGATCGTGCAGCTCGCCTCGGCACGGATGCACCCGAGTGCGGGACAGGTGGAGATCCTGGGCGAGCGGATGGGCGCCGTCGACGTGTTCGAGCTGCGCCCGCGGATCGGCCTTGCCAGCGCGGCGCTGGCCGACCGGATCCCGGGCGGCGAGACCGTCCTGGACGTCGTCCTCACCGCCTCCTACGGGGTCACCGGCCGGTGGCGGGAGAACTACGAGACGCTCGACGTCGGCCGAGCACACGATCTGCTGGGTGCGTTCGACGTGGCGGACCTGAGCGGCCGATTCTTCGGAACGCTCTCGGAGGGCGAGCGCAAGCGGGTCCAGATCGCCCGGGCCCTGATGACGGATCCCGAGGTGCTCATCCTCGACGAGCCGGGGGCCGGCCTCGACCTGGGTGGCCGGGAGGAGCTCGTCGCCGCCCTCGGTGAGCTCGCTGCGGACGTGTACTCACCCGTGCTCATCCTGATCACCCACCACGTCGAGGAGATCCCGCCCGGGTTCACCGACGGTCTGCTGCTGCGGGACGGGAAGGTCGAGGCCTCCGGGCGTCTCGAGGACGTGATGACCCCGCAGGACCTCTCGCGCACGTTCGGACTCGACCTGCTGGTCGAGCGGCACGGCAAGCGGTGGAGCGCGCGGGCCCTCACCCGTGACGAGCGTGAGCCTGAACGTCGTCACGTGCTTTAA
- a CDS encoding NfeD family protein, with amino-acid sequence MNYGWLWWLGAALLLGVVEMLTVDLLFLMLAGGAVAGAIAAGLGAPFWVSALVAAAVSILLIFAVRPWALAHLKKTTPEADTNISALTGRTATVLADVTQQSGRIKLVGEVWTARVDQPGVVLGVGSVVSVVRIEGATAVVTAQAVPQNPSQPYGTPGPGY; translated from the coding sequence ATGAATTACGGCTGGCTGTGGTGGCTCGGAGCGGCGTTGCTGCTCGGGGTCGTCGAGATGCTCACCGTCGACCTGCTGTTCCTGATGCTCGCCGGTGGTGCGGTGGCCGGCGCGATCGCGGCCGGCCTCGGTGCCCCCTTCTGGGTGTCCGCCCTCGTGGCCGCCGCGGTCTCGATCCTGCTGATCTTCGCGGTCCGGCCGTGGGCACTGGCTCACCTGAAGAAGACCACCCCAGAGGCGGACACGAACATCTCGGCGCTCACCGGCCGCACTGCGACGGTGCTGGCCGACGTGACCCAGCAGTCCGGCCGAATCAAACTGGTCGGCGAGGTCTGGACCGCGCGGGTGGACCAGCCCGGAGTGGTGCTGGGCGTCGGCTCGGTGGTCTCCGTCGTCCGCATCGAGGGCGCCACCGCCGTGGTCACGGCGCAAGCCGTGCCGCAGAACCCGAGTCAGCCGTACGGCACGCCGGGTCCCGGTTACTGA
- a CDS encoding SPFH domain-containing protein, whose product MDFGQVVGAIILILVVIFVVVAARRAIRIVPQAVALIVERLGRYQTTMYAGLHLLIPFVDRVRAGVDLREQVVPFPPQPVITSDNLVVSIDTVIYFQVTDPKSATYEIANYIQGIEQLTVTTLRNIIGSMDLEQTLTSRDQINGQLRGVLDEATGRWGIRVNRVELKAIDPPQSVQGAMEQQMRAERDRRAAILTAEGVKQSQILTAEGEKQSSILRAEGAAQAAILRAQGESRAILQVFDAIHRGDADPKLLAYQYLQMLPQIANGSSSKLWVVPAEFTAALGSITSAFGGGGDTSPPAPRGDGPSDAGKAREAAPEMIEGLDIALPETSLQDPAEALREARSQVDEATAEASTAGEHTGAPFNRSAEAGQAPPDEPIPPAAKPWSPHGE is encoded by the coding sequence ATGGATTTCGGTCAGGTAGTCGGAGCGATCATCCTGATCCTGGTGGTGATCTTCGTGGTCGTGGCGGCTCGCCGCGCGATCCGGATCGTGCCCCAGGCCGTGGCACTCATCGTCGAGCGCCTCGGGCGGTACCAGACGACCATGTACGCCGGGCTGCACCTTCTGATCCCGTTCGTGGACCGCGTCCGGGCCGGCGTCGACCTGCGTGAGCAGGTCGTCCCGTTCCCGCCCCAGCCGGTGATCACCTCCGACAACCTCGTGGTCAGCATCGACACGGTGATCTACTTCCAGGTCACCGACCCGAAGTCCGCGACGTACGAGATCGCGAACTACATCCAGGGCATCGAGCAGCTCACGGTCACCACGCTCCGTAACATCATCGGTTCGATGGACCTTGAGCAGACCCTGACCAGCCGCGACCAGATCAACGGCCAGCTCCGTGGGGTGCTGGACGAGGCCACCGGCCGCTGGGGGATCCGCGTGAACCGGGTGGAGCTGAAGGCCATCGACCCGCCCCAGAGCGTGCAGGGCGCCATGGAGCAGCAGATGCGCGCCGAGCGTGACCGCCGTGCGGCGATCCTCACCGCCGAGGGTGTCAAGCAGTCCCAGATCCTCACCGCCGAGGGTGAGAAGCAGTCCTCCATCCTGCGGGCCGAGGGTGCGGCCCAGGCCGCGATCCTGCGGGCCCAGGGTGAGTCGCGAGCGATCCTCCAGGTGTTCGACGCGATCCACCGTGGCGACGCCGACCCCAAGCTGCTGGCCTACCAGTACCTGCAGATGCTGCCGCAGATCGCGAACGGCTCGTCCTCGAAGCTGTGGGTCGTGCCGGCGGAGTTCACCGCCGCGCTCGGCTCCATCACGTCCGCGTTCGGCGGTGGCGGCGACACCTCCCCGCCGGCCCCCCGCGGCGACGGCCCCTCGGACGCGGGCAAGGCCCGCGAGGCGGCACCGGAGATGATCGAGGGCCTGGACATCGCCCTGCCCGAGACCTCCCTGCAGGACCCCGCCGAGGCACTGCGCGAGGCACGGAGCCAGGTGGACGAGGCGACAGCCGAGGCGAGCACCGCCGGCGAGCACACCGGGGCACCGTTCAACCGGTCCGCGGAGGCCGGCCAGGCCCCGCCGGACGAGCCGATTCCGCCGGCAGCGAAGCCGTGGAGCCCACACGGGGAGTAG
- a CDS encoding ABC transporter ATP-binding protein translates to MLRLVRNFLRPYTSAIVIVSVLQLVQTLAALYLPTLNARIIDQGVVTGDTDFIMRTGGMMLGISLVQMVANVIAIYFGARTAMALGRDLREALFGRIMDFSAQEMSALGTPSLITRSTNDVQQVQMFVFMSLTMIITAPIMLVGGIIMAVQEDTGLSLLLVVVVPVLGGTMALVASRMVPYFRSMQKRIDSINGILREQITGIRVVRAFVKEGDEQARFAVANTSLRDVAIKVGWVLAFAIPLVMLIVNVASVGVMWFGAQRVDSGAMEIGSIVAFLSYLMFILFAVMMATMMFMFAPRAVVSGERIDEVLGSEPTVLAPLDPKRPDQVRGAVEFDAVDFHYPGAEASVLHEVSFRAEPGRTTAIIGSTGSGKTTLLNLVPRLFDASEGAVRIDGIDVRDIAPEIITGEIGLIPQKPYLFSGTVASNLRYGREDATDEEMWDALRVAQAENFVRSMDGGLEAEVAQGGTNVSGGQRQRLAIARALIRKPSIYLFDDSFSALDYATDAALRAALRPRTRDASVIIVAQRVSTIRDADQILVLEHGRVVGRGTHDELLASNETYQEIVSSQLTAAEAA, encoded by the coding sequence GTGCTTCGACTGGTCCGCAACTTCCTGAGGCCGTACACGTCGGCGATCGTGATCGTCAGCGTCCTGCAGCTGGTGCAGACGCTCGCCGCGCTGTACCTGCCGACGCTGAACGCCCGCATCATCGATCAGGGTGTGGTCACGGGCGATACCGACTTCATCATGCGCACCGGCGGCATGATGCTCGGCATCTCGCTGGTGCAGATGGTCGCGAACGTGATCGCCATCTACTTCGGTGCGCGGACGGCGATGGCCCTCGGGCGGGACCTGCGCGAGGCCCTGTTCGGACGGATCATGGACTTCTCCGCCCAGGAGATGTCGGCGCTCGGTACACCGTCGCTGATCACTCGCTCCACGAACGATGTGCAGCAGGTGCAGATGTTCGTGTTCATGTCCCTGACCATGATCATCACGGCGCCGATCATGCTCGTCGGCGGCATCATCATGGCGGTCCAGGAGGACACCGGGCTGTCGTTGCTGCTCGTCGTCGTGGTCCCGGTGCTCGGCGGCACCATGGCCCTCGTGGCCAGCCGGATGGTGCCCTACTTCCGCAGCATGCAGAAGCGGATCGACTCCATCAACGGGATCCTGCGTGAGCAGATCACCGGGATCCGGGTGGTCCGGGCGTTCGTGAAGGAGGGCGACGAGCAGGCCCGGTTCGCCGTGGCGAACACGTCGTTGCGGGACGTCGCGATCAAGGTGGGCTGGGTGCTCGCGTTCGCGATCCCGCTGGTGATGCTGATCGTGAACGTCGCGTCCGTCGGAGTGATGTGGTTCGGCGCCCAGCGCGTGGACTCCGGTGCGATGGAGATCGGGTCCATCGTGGCGTTCCTCAGCTATCTGATGTTCATCCTGTTCGCCGTGATGATGGCGACGATGATGTTCATGTTCGCCCCGCGGGCCGTGGTCTCGGGTGAGCGGATCGACGAGGTCCTCGGATCGGAACCGACGGTGCTGGCCCCCCTCGACCCGAAGCGGCCCGACCAGGTGCGCGGCGCCGTGGAGTTCGACGCCGTCGACTTCCACTACCCGGGGGCCGAGGCCTCGGTGCTGCACGAGGTCTCGTTCCGGGCCGAGCCGGGCCGGACCACGGCGATCATCGGGTCCACCGGTTCCGGCAAGACCACCCTGCTGAACCTGGTGCCCCGGCTGTTCGACGCCTCCGAGGGCGCGGTACGCATCGACGGGATCGACGTCCGGGACATCGCCCCGGAGATCATCACCGGTGAGATCGGGCTGATCCCGCAGAAGCCGTACCTGTTCTCCGGAACGGTCGCCTCGAACCTGCGGTACGGACGTGAAGACGCCACCGACGAGGAGATGTGGGACGCGCTGAGGGTCGCGCAGGCCGAGAACTTCGTCCGCTCCATGGACGGCGGCCTTGAGGCGGAGGTCGCGCAGGGCGGCACGAACGTCTCCGGTGGGCAGCGCCAACGCCTGGCGATCGCTCGGGCCCTGATCCGCAAGCCCTCCATCTACCTGTTCGACGACTCCTTCTCCGCGCTGGACTACGCCACCGACGCGGCGCTGCGGGCGGCGCTGAGACCGCGGACGCGGGACGCCAGCGTGATCATCGTGGCCCAGCGGGTCTCGACGATCCGGGACGCGGACCAGATCCTGGTGCTCGAGCACGGCCGGGTGGTGGGCAGGGGCACGCACGACGAGCTCCTCGCGTCGAACGAGACCTACCAGGAGATCGTCTCCTCCCAGCTGACCGCGGCGGAGGCGGCATGA
- a CDS encoding ABC transporter ATP-binding protein, with translation MSTDDRDVTSGERADDSELKASVKPAARRPQAHGPGGGLGMPAEKAMNFGGTLRRIVSELRPQRVAVIVAIAFGVVSTALVVVGPKLLGNATNAIFEGFIGSQFEPGLTQPELVELLRSQGMDAQADLISGMPNLIPGQGIDFTRLAQLLGVVLAVYAASFLFSWLQGRITTKVVQQTVYDLRERSDTKLARLPLSYFDKQARGEVLSRVTNDIDNIAQTLQQSLSQLITSVLTVVGVLFMMFYISWILALVALVTIPLSAVVVAQIAKRSQPQFVEQWKRTGTVNSHVEEMYTGHSLVKVFGHETTARETFEQENRKLYEASFKAQFITGTIQPVMGFVSNLGYVVVAVVGGLRVASGQMSLGDVQAFIQYSRQFSQPITQIASMMNLLQSGAASAERVFELLDAPEESADPVAPATLETVQGRVAFEDVSFSYTPERPLIEGLSFVAEPGQTIAIVGPTGAGKTTLVNLIMRFYEVDGGRITIDGVDTRDLTRAGLRSNIGMVLQDTWLFGGSIADNISYGTHREVTEAELVAAAEATHVDPFVRTLPDGYETRLDDEGTNGTAVSAGEKQLLTIARAFLADPSILILDEATSSVDTRTEVLVQEAMNALRRGRTSFVIAHRLSTIRDADIILVMEQGSIVEKGSHDELIAVGGAYARLYQAQFAAAAAEVE, from the coding sequence ATGAGCACCGACGACCGCGATGTCACCAGCGGCGAGCGCGCCGACGACTCCGAGCTGAAGGCGTCCGTCAAGCCCGCGGCACGCCGGCCCCAGGCGCACGGCCCCGGGGGCGGGCTCGGGATGCCCGCCGAGAAGGCGATGAACTTCGGCGGCACCTTGCGCCGGATCGTCTCGGAGCTGCGTCCCCAACGGGTCGCGGTCATCGTGGCGATCGCGTTCGGTGTGGTCTCCACGGCGCTTGTCGTGGTCGGCCCGAAGCTGCTCGGGAACGCCACCAACGCCATCTTCGAGGGGTTCATCGGGAGCCAGTTCGAGCCGGGCCTGACCCAGCCGGAACTGGTCGAGCTCCTGCGCTCGCAGGGGATGGACGCCCAGGCCGATCTGATCAGCGGGATGCCGAACCTGATCCCCGGGCAGGGCATCGACTTCACCCGGCTCGCCCAGCTGCTCGGCGTGGTCCTGGCCGTGTATGCCGCATCGTTCCTGTTCAGCTGGCTGCAGGGCCGGATCACGACCAAGGTCGTCCAGCAGACCGTGTACGACCTGCGGGAACGCTCGGACACGAAGCTGGCTCGGCTGCCGCTCAGCTACTTCGACAAGCAGGCCCGCGGCGAGGTGCTCTCCCGGGTCACGAACGACATCGACAACATCGCCCAGACGTTGCAGCAGTCGCTGTCCCAGCTGATCACCTCGGTCCTGACCGTGGTCGGCGTGCTGTTCATGATGTTCTACATCTCCTGGATCCTCGCGCTGGTGGCGCTCGTGACGATCCCGCTCTCGGCCGTGGTGGTCGCCCAGATCGCCAAGCGCTCCCAGCCCCAGTTCGTGGAGCAGTGGAAGCGCACCGGCACCGTGAACTCGCACGTCGAGGAGATGTACACCGGGCATTCCCTCGTGAAGGTCTTCGGCCACGAGACGACCGCCCGGGAGACGTTCGAGCAGGAGAACAGGAAGCTCTACGAGGCCAGCTTCAAGGCGCAGTTCATCACCGGCACCATCCAGCCGGTGATGGGCTTCGTGTCCAACCTCGGCTACGTGGTGGTGGCCGTGGTCGGCGGGCTCCGGGTCGCGTCCGGTCAGATGAGCCTCGGTGACGTGCAGGCCTTCATCCAGTACTCGCGCCAGTTCTCCCAGCCGATCACCCAGATCGCCTCGATGATGAACCTGCTGCAGTCCGGTGCGGCCTCGGCCGAGCGTGTCTTCGAACTGCTGGACGCGCCGGAGGAGTCCGCGGACCCGGTCGCACCGGCCACGCTGGAGACGGTCCAGGGCCGGGTCGCGTTCGAGGACGTGTCCTTCAGCTACACACCGGAGCGGCCGCTGATCGAGGGCCTGTCCTTCGTCGCCGAGCCCGGGCAGACCATCGCGATCGTCGGCCCGACCGGGGCCGGCAAGACCACGCTGGTGAACCTGATCATGCGGTTCTACGAGGTGGACGGCGGTCGGATCACGATCGACGGCGTGGACACCCGCGACCTGACCCGCGCCGGGCTGCGCTCGAACATCGGCATGGTGCTGCAGGACACCTGGCTGTTCGGTGGCTCCATCGCGGACAACATCAGTTACGGCACCCACCGCGAGGTGACCGAGGCCGAGCTCGTCGCCGCCGCCGAGGCCACCCACGTGGACCCGTTCGTACGGACCCTGCCGGACGGCTACGAGACCAGGCTGGACGACGAGGGCACCAACGGCACCGCGGTCAGCGCGGGGGAGAAGCAGCTCCTGACCATCGCGCGGGCGTTCCTGGCGGACCCTTCGATCCTCATCCTCGACGAGGCCACCTCCTCGGTGGACACCCGCACCGAGGTGCTCGTCCAGGAGGCCATGAACGCGCTGCGGCGCGGGCGCACCAGCTTCGTCATCGCGCACCGGCTCTCCACCATCCGCGATGCCGACATCATCCTGGTGATGGAACAGGGATCGATCGTCGAGAAGGGCAGCCACGACGAGCTGATCGCGGTCGGCGGCGCCTACGCCCGCCTGTACCAGGCCCAGTTCGCGGCGGCCGCGGCCGAGGTGGAGTGA